A single region of the Pseudorhizobium banfieldiae genome encodes:
- the repA gene encoding plasmid partitioning protein RepA translates to MNLMPEHGFEMDFDEEILRQGELISDKLNLLRLEQYPPNAEKGLRLFTSAEVADFLGVTQNHIKKLHLEGKGPSPEVSSSGRRSYTAQQMMELRHYLDKHGRSDFKRYVPHRRHGEALQVVSVVNFKGGSGKTTTAAHLAQYLALTGHRVLAIDLDPQASLTSLHGIQPELDKNPSLYEALRYDDRRISIKEVIRSTNFPNLDIVPANLELQEYEYETPLAASNRSSPEGRLFFTRISSALNEVDDRYDVVVIDCPPQLGYLTLTSLTASTSVLITIHPQMLDVMSMSQFLLMLGGILQSIKGAGAAVKLKWFRYLVTRYEPTDVPQQQMVGFLQAMFSKNMLKNQMLKSTAIADAGITKQTVYEIEKSQFTRSTYERALESLNAVNGEVMSLIHKAWGRK, encoded by the coding sequence ATGAACCTGATGCCCGAGCACGGATTCGAGATGGACTTCGACGAAGAAATCCTTCGGCAAGGTGAACTGATTTCGGACAAGCTCAATTTGCTCCGCCTTGAACAGTATCCGCCGAATGCGGAGAAAGGTCTACGTCTGTTCACGTCAGCTGAAGTCGCGGACTTTCTAGGTGTTACGCAGAACCATATAAAGAAGCTTCATCTCGAGGGGAAGGGGCCATCCCCCGAAGTCTCTTCCTCTGGGCGGCGGTCTTATACCGCCCAGCAGATGATGGAGTTGCGGCATTATCTCGACAAACATGGCCGCTCTGATTTCAAGCGTTATGTGCCTCACCGGCGGCATGGTGAAGCGTTGCAGGTTGTCTCTGTGGTCAATTTCAAAGGGGGCTCTGGTAAGACAACCACAGCGGCGCATCTTGCGCAGTATCTAGCGCTCACCGGTCATCGGGTTCTGGCGATCGATCTCGACCCCCAAGCCTCCCTTACGTCGCTACATGGCATTCAACCCGAGCTTGACAAGAACCCGTCGCTCTATGAGGCCCTACGCTATGATGATCGGAGGATCTCAATCAAGGAGGTCATACGATCAACCAATTTTCCCAACCTTGATATAGTTCCGGCGAATCTTGAACTTCAAGAGTACGAATATGAGACGCCCTTGGCGGCCTCGAACAGGAGCTCGCCAGAAGGCAGGTTGTTCTTCACACGGATATCGTCGGCACTCAATGAGGTCGATGACCGCTATGATGTCGTTGTCATCGATTGTCCGCCTCAGCTTGGCTATCTCACGCTAACATCGCTGACCGCCTCGACTTCGGTGTTGATCACCATTCACCCGCAGATGCTAGATGTTATGTCAATGAGCCAGTTTTTGCTCATGCTGGGCGGCATCTTACAGTCAATTAAGGGTGCGGGAGCTGCGGTCAAGTTGAAATGGTTTCGGTACTTGGTAACCCGATACGAGCCGACAGATGTCCCTCAGCAGCAGATGGTCGGTTTCCTTCAGGCGATGTTTAGCAAGAATATGCTGAAGAACCAGATGTTGAAGTCTACTGCGATAGCAGATGCTGGGATAACCAAGCAGACAGTTTATGAAATCGAGAAGTCACAATTCAC